The window cgtgtctatggttaggaaactttaaccatctttgatcaacgagctagtctagtagaatacaattctagcatgaataataaacctttatcatgaataaggaaatataatataaaatagcaactttattattgcctctagggcatatttacttcaataAATGCATTACTTTCAACCACACGATAGCAAACCTGGCGCCCTACAGCTCACACAAAGTTCATCATCATAATGATTGAGTTGGTGGTATGGATCTTCGCAATCACGATCCACCTGGCTTCCACCTTTAAGTTTCTCTACATGCTTTCCAGAGTAATTTACCCATCTTCCTTGCCTTCGAGATGAACATATCATCAATCCTTTATCCGGCCTCTACTGAAGATGCACCGCCCTACGAGCTAGACTTCAAAGTGTTGACATGGGAATCCTTGATCATCTTTCGCTAGAACATGTTGAAGGAAGGCGAGACCAATTTCCTATGAGACCCGAAAGGGGCCTAATGTGGACTAAAACATCGTCGTAGTGGAGGAGAACTCTGGTCCAATGTAGGCATGGTGGCCTCACTACAGGATCACCGTAGGAGTAGGAACTCTAAGTAAACCCTATGTATCCTTTCTATGGCGGAGCTAGAAATGACTTACAAATATCTTAATTGAACTTTTCTTTGTACCCAAATCTTAGTTTTTGAGTTTTCTTGTTAGCGTTATATCTTATAATAGAGTAATTAATGAAGTTAGTTCACTCCAAAGTGCAATCGTAAGCAACACGTAAATAATGGTTTCACCGGGAAAAAGCTATGCCTCTCCCGCAGGTTTCTTTGATTCTCAAGATAAAAAAACGTAAGAACATGATAGAATTGTGTGTGCAAAACAAATGATTATGAAAAAGTGTGTTCGATTTGAAGTAATAGGAAAGTTCAGAAATCCTTAAAACATAGTAAAACCAAGGTTTAAACATGTGTATCCATAAAAAAAGTTTTTAGCACATGCAAAGGTAAGATTTACATTCTAGTTATGCAACTTATGGTCGTTGCCTTGTTCTCTGCATAGGAATAGGAAAAGGAGGCTTAAGGGAAAAACCAAAGGAAAGTTTTCTTCATTTTTCATACTCCCTCTGGCTAGGAATATTTGTTTGGCACAAGAATTTTAGTCGTTAATTTAACCACCAAAATATGTATAATATGCCAAAAATATATGGGGGACGCTATGCTCGGCCGGCTGATAATGAAAATAGATTAACCACCTCGCTCACTGTTAGATGGAACCGCGAATAGCCATCCGATGTACTCACGTGAGCGGTGCTATCCTTTTGCAACAAGAGTAATGTTGAAGTAGGCCTTCTGCCAAAGGTTACTTGTTGCAAATGACCCCGGAACATTATTTCTCTTCTGGAAATATTTGCAACAAAGGTAATGTTGCGGAAATCTTTGCAAGAGAGGATGTGTCACAGAAACATTGCTGACCGTTTCTACCATAATGTTTGCAACATAGCCTGTGTTGCAAAAAACCTTTTGCCGAGGGTGAGCGCCAGTGGCGTCAGTCGAAGAAACGCGGCGAGGCAGTGGCTCCACAAGGAGCTCGATCTCTATGGTCGCACACCGTGTAGAACGCGACCTGCATGTGGACGCTGAGCACATCTGATGCTGCCATCATCGACATGCTTGTCGGCGGCTAGCGCCAGTGGTGGCAGTCCGAGCAGCGTGGGAGGCAATGACTTGACGGGGGGCTCTGAAGATGCACGAGAGGCGACTGTTCTCGAGGATTCAGATTCTGCAACATACCAGTTGTTGCGATGGGGGAGATTGCAACATGAACCAGTTGCAAAACATAGACTATACAATAGGTCATTCTTGAACCGTGTGTTCAAAATCAGATCCGACGGCCATGAAGGCGGCGGACGCGCGCAACGCTATCAGTCCGTTGATGCCTAGTGTTTTCGAAATATATATGTTTAAAAACTTCATTCGATGATGAATCGAAAAATATATTTTTATGATATACAACACATTTCCCCCTAAATCGAAGACCTAAAAATCAATGCCTGATTCATATTTCCATCCGATGGGAGTATATGCGATTGTTTTGAATAACAAATGGATGACGAATGCCACCAAAAGAAAATATTCCCTCTAATAGCACCGAAATGTGTTTAGGTACATTCATTTTAGGGACAACTAACACGGAGGAGTATCCGCCGGGCCCTGCCTGCGCGGCGCTGGTGGCGGCGGGTTGTTCCTCCCCCCCCCCGCGCgttgggggggggggcacgcccctctGACGGCGGCGGTGTGGCTCGGCGTCGGCGATCCCGTGGGCCACGGGTGCCCTTGGCGCGGTGGCACTGGTGGCTGGTGGTGCCCGCTCGGCCTAGATCTGGGCCCTTTAGGGCCTGATCTGGGCTGGTGCGGGCCGGCAGCTCAGCGCTGCAGTGTTGCTCCTTGGTGGTGGCGAGGCGTCGGTGGTCTATGGGCGGTGCTGGCTTCGCTGGTCGGCGTGCTGCAGCGTGGGGATATGGACTGTTCGGACCCATGTGGGTCCGACCGGGCCGTTGGGGCCTGGCAAGTCCTTGTCGCCGCGTCCGGTCGGCTCCGCGAGAGCGATGGAGGTTGTCCCTTCCCACCGGTTGAGTTGCGGTTGCCCGCGTGGCCGTTGTCTCCTTTCCCTCCCCCAAGTCTCGTGTCGGCGGCCCCAGTGAGACGGCGATGTTGGTTCGGTGACCGTGGTGGCACAGGTTGGTGGGCGGCAGATTGGGTGGTGCATTTCGGAGGATCCGGGGTGGTGGTTGTTGTTTGGGTCGGGAGAAATCCCTGGCGGCTCGTCCAGATCCGACGCGGTGACGCCTGCTTCCCACTGCCCTCCGCGTACCGGGGAAAACCCTAGGACTCGTCCGGGCAACAACGACGGCGCCATCACATTCCTTcgtgaaggtgttgcttggtacgcgACGCTCCGGAATGCTAGGAACGCGGTGGTACTTCTCCGGAGGGTGCAGCGGTTGCCGGTCTTCGTCGCTTAGTTGATCTGCCGGcgtcggcatttgtttctcttctctttctcttcattTTCCTTTTGGGCTTGTTTGTGTTGCGGCCCCAGCGAGTTGGAtgttttataatataaagcgggggctttataatataaagcggaggAAAACCCTTTATCGGGATGTGGagtttctacacccaggagcaaatgctcctggtgtgaacagtaaaatcaaataaACTAAAAAActattcaaaaaattctgaaatttttttgtGCCATACTTTCACAAATGTTTGTTGTGCCTGCAAAATTTCATCGCAAAATCATATTGGTCGAAGGCGTggtaaaaaaacaaaatcgatgctccaaaaatgttacttacaaaagcattttggagctctgATTTTGTTTTTTTACACGCCTTCCACCAATGTGATTTCGTGATGAAATTTTGCGTGCACAACAAACATTTATGAAAGTATGTCGCAAAATAATTTTAgacttttttgaacattttttctattttttgattttactattcataccaggagcatttgctcctgggtgtagaaagGTACTTCCGCCTTTATCGTAACTAATATGGAGGAGTACTATATTCCTATATTTTTTACTTTGCTATTCATGTATATGTGAATCAAAAGGCCTTAACTTATAAAAGCCTAGGGCTTTCTTTGCCTCATGTCCACGCTGTCGTCGGTCCGCCTAGTCTCCGGTGGTTTTAGGGTGGCGTGGTGGATCCCGACCCTTGCTTGAAATGTTCTTTTGAGTTTTGTTAGGCTTTGTGTCCTACTCAGAAAGACGAGACGGCGGCGTCTCTCTGAAAATGAAATAAGGTTCTCTCCGTCTAGCCCCCATCCCGATGGCgcgtctagcatcgtcggtgggTGTGTGGAGATGTGTCTCCAGTGGATCTGTCGTTGGTGGATTTGCTCGAATCTAGTCGTAATTCATCTATGTTTGCGCGTCTTtaagttggatccttccgatcaacACTACTCTTCAACGACAGCGGTTGCTGCTCTAgtacgctggtcctatggggccttaacatgacgacttcctgactgtctaTTATAATAAGTTTTGCCCGGCTCCGCGAGGGAGGAGCGATGATGGCGGCGCGCGctcggctcgcttcagtgtttgtagtcgtcgttaggtggtctacgaatctgcatgtaatttttattatttttttatattCATCATATTATCATGACTGAAAATAAATATATCGAAAGTATTTAAAAAAAGCCTCAACTTAGGTGGTCCTACATGATTTCTCCTTCGTGAGTGACGCTTAATACTGCCTTGGCGTCAAGCAGCGTTGGCTCCACCGCGCGCACATACACAGGGAGTGAATCAGAGGGGTATAGTCTCCCTGCGTACGTGTAAGCATAAGCATCTACAATAAATAGTGGGGAGTATAAAAACCAAATGAGATTTGGCCGTAGCAAGTGCATAATTTGCACCTGTGACGCAGACCAAAAGCTGGAATTCTCTGTGGCGCCCGTGTGCAGCTGCCCCCCGCACTGCGTTGCGCTCCCTCTCTCCTCGTATATGTTGTGGCCCGGTTCTTGTGTTGCCCAACTTGCTGCTGCATGCCGTCACAAAATTCAAGCATTTCCCACTTTTGGAACCAGGCAAGTGGCCTAAAGGCAACCAACTTGTTTCACCATGATTTTGATGTAACTTTTAAAAATAATTACGATaaaacttctgatctattcattttcaaccaTCATATTATACTATCTCGATCCTAGTTTATTAGTCCCTTTCGTAATTTATGCTAAATTTTGATCAAATATTTAACTGATAAaatattagtgcatgtcaacaaaaattatattatttgattcgtatttgaacatagttttcaatgatatattttttgtgacatgcattaatattttattagttaaatttatggtcaaaatttggctcaCATAACAAATGAAAACCAATAAACCAGGACCAAGgtagtagtgatctaaacgatcttatatttaTTTATAGAAAGGGTACGATCTAATAAGAGGCAACACAAATTCACAACGTCCATTGCTGTCGCACAACTAGCTTATTTGCTCTCTAAAAAATAGCTTTAGAGAGTTCTGGCTGACAAAATTGTAGATGAGCTCAAGgattggagaagacaaaaactaTACATTCCAATCAAATGAAGAGAAAAAAGACACTCCAATCTCGAGGGTGAGCTTTTCATGAAGCACTTTGGTAACAATGTGATCATAGAAGCAGCATAACACAAATGAGATGTCTTCAAATTCATTCATGGAAATATTGACGTTGGGTCTCTTATAAATATCCCAGAGAGTTGAGATCAAAGATGTTGCACAACTAGTTTACTAAAATAGTACTCATGTGTCCCAAAAAATAAGACAATTTTCTAGTTCAATTTGAATTGAAAATaatgtcttatattttgggacaaagGTAGTATCGGTTAAAGAAAATGAATGTGCTGCATGAAAAAGGAACAACACAAACACCATGTTACTGCACATGGTGTTTTAGACAGCTGGTTTTGAACTGTTTTGGGAGTTGCCTGAACTTTCTAAAACGTCGTATAAAAGTAAATAGAGAGGGTAGTTTTTATCATTGATAAATACTATTTTTTATAAAGTACATACATATTAATTTTTTTGAAGGGCATGTACGCTTGTAATGGATACTAATGGTTACATTTTTGCAAGGACACTATAATTATTCATTAATCCATGTGAAAAAAAACTTGCTACACATAGCTCTTTTTTTGAGAATCACACTACAGACGTAGATGCTAATATTTGCACATATACACTCACCCCAGAGCACATATGAGAGAGTGAGTCGGCGGGTcttttgagattgacgaagtcaccaccGACACATCGCTATCGACGAGAACGTCGCCTCCACTAATCTAGTTCCGTATTTGTAGCAACAATCTAAGGTTTGGTTTCCTAgcaaaagaaaaattaaaaaaatcaaattatGGGTAGTACAAAAGCAAAAAATATGAATTCCACTTGTACAACGGGGTAGACATTTGTCACCCTAATACTCTGTGTTTTTACCAGCGAAAATACACTCTATGTTTTATACGCCTAACTAGTTATTCTTATAGAAAATAATTTTCCGCCCTACAAAAATACCTAAATATGCATACATTTTCCTGGACAAACATAGGCGGGGCCATACTGTGGTTGGCCATAGACGATGATGCTCTGAAAGAGGGCATTGTAATTATTGGAGTGGGCTCCAAAGGTACCTAATGAAAACAGCGGGTCCCGCGTTGAGAGGGACGTGTGTTTGGTGGTGGCCTCTGATGGAAGACGACTCTCACTTTCGTGAGCTGATGAGAGTGAAATAAAGCATGAAAACGTCTCCTCCCAAGTACTACTAGTGTGTGTTATTTATATATTTTCCACCATATATTCTAACCCATCACCTTAGTTGCCAAAGGAGACCAAGCACAAATTGATGGAAGGAAACATCATATCACATGATTACAACTTCATTTTTATGCCATAATTAAGGTGGATCAGAAGATAAATACTTTATGGGATTCGTATTATTTACCCATAATATTAATGTGTGCATGAGAACCAATGGTTGGGTGGTTAAGAGTGTGGTGGCACCTCAAGCATACAATGGGATCAAACTTCAAGTTTGACGTTTTAATGTCTTATTATGTGGATTATTCTTTCAATAGAATTCGATGTTCTCGCCCATAACATGTGGTGACTTCGTTATTTTCAAGCTCCCAAACTCAACTCGGGCCTTCGGTAGGGTTGTGTGTATGATAGTGTGAGTGTGGGCATCTACATTGTAATTCATGTTCTAAATAAAAATCAAAGTGTGCACATGTAGATTTGTTAGATGGGTCCTTGACATTATATGCAAATTATATAAATATATAAACATGACCTCCATTTTTCTGCTTGTGACGACAAAAAATAATTAGTTATCATATTTTAATTCTCAAAACACTAGGTACACTCCCTCAAAAAGAAACAACACTAGGTACACATACACACATACTTTTGTAGGTGCTTATAGGGCGTGCATGCTTTTTGTAGGTGTGAGTGTATGTGCGTGCTTGTGAACATCTATGTTTGTACCATGCTAAAAAAGATTTTGCTCCTAGTTTTTCTTTCAAGATATTTTACTCCTAGCTAGCACAATAAGCAATGCACTTATATAAAGATAAAGAAAGCTATAAAGACATAATTTCACCGGTACATACAAAAATTTGCAGATACGCAAATAAGGGTGTAAATGCGAATCTCTCCTCTCATTTATTCAAACAAAGATCGAATCCGGACACACGATTTGTGCAAATATCCATCGATCCGACAGCTACCCCCTCACCATCATCACCGAAAAATGGCTCAAACCGATTAATGCGAATCTCTCCTTTCATTTATCCGAACAAAAGTCGAATCCGAACATACGATTTGTGCAAATATCTATCGATCCGACAGCTACCCCCTCATAATCATCTCCGAAAAATGTCTCAAACCGATTAGGTGGTTGAAGCGAGAAATTGTGATTCATCATCACAATAAACACATGCCTTTCAACATCTAAAACCATCCGCAACGAGTGTAAAATGTGAAACAGCAAAATTACCCCGTGCAAGCGTAGCAACAACACATTTTGCACTGCCAGCAGTGGCTTTGTTCCCCTCCAATAAAACCATGTTTCAATAATGCGTAAAGTACCACCACCCCCGCTTTTCAGTTGGGTTTTCCcctttttaaaagatttaaatagcCCAGAAACGCAGCGCAGGCGAATCCAGCGCCCCTAAAAAAGTTGCCAGACAGAGAAGAGAGGCGAGCGTATTTCTTCTTCCCCCTCTCGGAAGAGGAGGAGGGCTCCGTCCGCAGTCGCAGGGGCTTCTCGCGAGGCCAGGCCAGGCGAGGCTCCCCCCACCACCACCCCGTTCACCAGCAGCTCGTCACCGCCACCTCCGGCCGCATACTATTATTACCACCGCCCCCGCAAATCCTCGCTCCCTCCCCGTTCGTCCTCCGGCTGATTGATTGATTACCCCCCCTAAGAACCGAAAATAAGAAATAAAGATCTCCGCTTTGGCCGTCGATCTCCGGTGAGGACCCGCGCCGCCCGCTCTCGATTTgtctttttggttttcttgctttCCGGGGCGCTCGTCCATCCGGGGATCCGATGCCCAGCGCCGCGCCTCCTTTTGCTCACCCGATTCCGATTTGTGTTCCTGCAGGTGGTTGATTCTGCGAGCGTCTGCTGCTGGTTCGTCCAATCCGTTCGGCCGGCTCCTCTCTTCGGTTTCCTTTCTCAGGTGAGTTGGATTCGCTCTGTTAGCCTCAGCTGTTTCTTTCTTCTCTCCCCCCCTGATTCGTCTGCGTAATTGCGCGCCTGTTTCCGTTTCGCAGGTTGGATCGAGGGCATTAGGCAGGAGATGGACGTGGAGGGCAAGATGAATTTGGAGGTGAGTGGTCACTCTGAATCGGAATTCTCATGAATTATTCCGTTCCTCTTTGAGTTCCAATTGGAAAGCCTGATGGGTGCTCTGTTGATTTGGGAGTAGATTGGATCCAAGGACATGGAGGTGGAGAGCAAGAACCTGAAGCTGGAGGAGCCACTGCCTTCCTCCGCGATGGACATGGACGAGCCTGGTGTTGCTGAGAGTGGCGAGGTGGATGACAGCAATGGCAGCTCCAAGGAGTGCCCCTTGACCCCCAGGGATTCCATGACCTCCAAGGTTCCTCTGGCCAAAGAGCCGAGATCAGTCAGCACCGACTTTGGGGATGAGCTGGACCTTGAGCTTGGGAGTGGAGAGCCAGAGCCCGGCAGGCAGCAGGAGAGGAAGCTCTCAAGGCAAGACCGGATGGAGCTCAGCCAGTTGTTCCAGCATGCCGTGAGCGCTCATGATTGGGAGTGCGCCGATGGCTTGCTGGCCAAAGCTGATGCACAGGGACTCAATGATGTGCTCTGCGTGGCGGTCGATGCCATTTGGTTCTTGAGCGACAAGGAGGAGCTGTATGCCATCGTCGCCTTGATCAAGAGGATTGTGTCGGCGGGTGCGAATGATTTCACACGCGCCGCGCTCCGGACATCGTTCCTGGCATCGTGTGTGTCGGCATGCAGGGGGCGGACGACCAGCCTCGCCGATGCCGTGAGCTTCATGGGTCAAAAGTAAGTCTGTGCAAGATGGTTTGTGATCGTTACAGTTTGTCTTGAATCACATGCTTTGCAATTGTATTACTTGTGTCGAATTCGATAATTCCAATTCATGGATTTGATCGTTACAGTTTGTCTTGAATCGCATGCTTTGCAATTGTATTAGCTGTGTCGAATTCGATAATTCCAATTCATCTTTACACCTTATATAGTGTATGGTTGTGACGCCTTTGAATAATTCTTAGGTTGCATGAACGCCTCCAAGAATCCCATGGCGATGAGGTATTGAAGGCAGAGGCAAGTGCAAAGGTACATAAGTTCACAGAATGGGCTCTGAAGTGCATAGGATTACACGCCCGTGTGCGGGCGAGTAGGGGCAAAGGAAACCATGGCACAATCATTGAGGTTCAGCTTCAGCTATCTGCTTTCAAGACATTTCTGGATATTGCTGATAATGATCTTACCGGGAAAGATTTCACTGAGGCCTTTGATGCTGCATGCTTTCCTCTTACACTGTTCTCAAGCACCTTTGACCAAGGATGGGCTGCAGGGATCTCGGCAGCTGCTATACAAGGTCTGTTAGAGCTGTTGGTAGAGGGTGGCGCAGACAATGTGAACCAATGCTTTCTTGAAGCTGCACGCTATGGAAGCACTGAACTCGTTCGCATCTTACTTCAGGTAATGACAAAGCATCATcctcatgtgcatcttattcttactTCAGGAGATCATAAAGCATAGTGAGACAATTTAGGTTAATGACACCTGTTGAGCAGATAATGTAGGTGCAACACAACTAAATGGTTGTTAGTTGCTTCCAGCACACAGTAGTCCCCTGGTATACATGTATATGGAAAGTCTGAAACATTTTCTGGCTTACCTTATTTCCTCTGCTAGTAACTGGACCTTTTCTTTTGACTGGGAATCAGACCTTTCTTGTGGAGCTTGCCATCATGTTTGAATGTATTCGGCGTAAACTGCTCCAGTCTTCATGCACAATGCATTGTGAATATACATGCGCCTAAACGACTGAACCTTTAAAAATTGTGTGTAGACCATATAATTATTCTCATGAATCAGTTCATAGACTGCTTACTGATGACGGTCTCATCCAGATCTGTAATGGAACCTATTTCATGTGGTGTTCATCATGGCAATTTAGGTGGAATGGCTCCTGCTTACCTTAGAGAGCCTCAGAAATTTGTGTGTAACTAAGTTGAGTTAGTGCTTTGAAGATATTAAAGTAAATATTTGAAATAGTAATTGAAGATA is drawn from Triticum dicoccoides isolate Atlit2015 ecotype Zavitan chromosome 4A, WEW_v2.0, whole genome shotgun sequence and contains these coding sequences:
- the LOC119286579 gene encoding ankyrin repeat protein SKIP35-like is translated as MDVEGKMNLEIGSKDMEVESKNLKLEEPLPSSAMDMDEPGVAESGEVDDSNGSSKECPLTPRDSMTSKVPLAKEPRSVSTDFGDELDLELGSGEPEPGRQQERKLSRQDRMELSQLFQHAVSAHDWECADGLLAKADAQGLNDVLCVAVDAIWFLSDKEELYAIVALIKRIVSAGANDFTRAALRTSFLASCVSACRGRTTSLADAVSFMGQKLHERLQESHGDEVLKAEASAKVHKFTEWALKCIGLHARVRASRGKGNHGTIIEVQLQLSAFKTFLDIADNDLTGKDFTEAFDAACFPLTLFSSTFDQGWAAGISAAAIQGLLELLVEGGADNVNQCFLEAARYGSTELVRILLQIAQRNSLDIDVDLALGFAAHYGKLETMGCLVEEGNTVAFLGPLMRAAERGCFQVVEWFVNRGCRDMELCLALTAATSSSQVEVAAYLLPLVPQLVLAPLSIEIVKAAGERSTGSLQGVDFLLRSDFLNDPAATYAVADSIARCADEAVDAKLRLFMLEQWSEEAFNKGFVSSQEHFVNITRIMQRGESPVVLRQLPLQLVIAMAYLPLYRECVGSGGRLLPQRLRGQLVEAAGRLEGRQLDRGMQQSELLAILEHHLPRFLVQT